In the Candidatus Polarisedimenticolaceae bacterium genome, one interval contains:
- a CDS encoding sulfate ABC transporter substrate-binding protein produces the protein MKRIVSILAALLLAGASQGADKIGLLNVSYDPTRELYKDVNAAFAKTWKAKTGQDVEVQQSHGGSGKQARSVIDGLEADVVTLALAYDVDAIANAGLLSRDWQKRLPRNASPYTSTIVFLVRKGNPKGIKDWDDLARPGVAVVTPNPKTSGGARWNYLAAWGWAQRKFGDEAKTRSYLSALFKNVPILDTGARGATTTFVERGIGDVFLSWENEALLVVNNLPGGKDRFEVVYPRLSILAEPPVAVVDKVVARRKTGELAKAYLEFLYTPEGQALAAKHFYRAHDPAAAASFPKLELLTIDRDFGGWAKAQQTHFANGGTFDQVFQAGR, from the coding sequence CTGCTCCTCGCCGGAGCGTCGCAGGGCGCCGACAAGATCGGCCTGCTCAACGTCTCCTACGACCCGACGCGTGAGCTCTACAAGGACGTCAACGCCGCCTTCGCGAAGACGTGGAAGGCGAAGACCGGGCAGGACGTCGAGGTCCAGCAGTCGCACGGCGGCTCCGGCAAGCAGGCGCGTTCGGTGATCGACGGCCTCGAGGCGGACGTGGTGACCCTCGCGCTCGCCTACGACGTCGACGCGATCGCGAACGCCGGCCTCCTGTCGCGCGACTGGCAGAAGCGGCTGCCCCGCAACGCGTCGCCCTACACGTCGACCATCGTCTTCCTCGTCCGCAAGGGGAACCCCAAGGGGATCAAGGACTGGGACGACCTCGCGCGCCCGGGGGTGGCGGTCGTGACGCCCAATCCGAAGACCTCGGGGGGGGCGCGCTGGAACTACCTCGCCGCCTGGGGGTGGGCGCAGCGCAAGTTCGGCGACGAAGCGAAGACCCGCTCCTATCTGAGCGCGCTCTTCAAGAACGTCCCGATCCTCGACACCGGGGCGCGCGGCGCCACGACGACTTTCGTCGAGCGCGGGATCGGCGACGTGTTCCTCTCGTGGGAGAACGAGGCGCTTTTGGTCGTGAACAACCTCCCGGGCGGGAAGGACAGGTTCGAGGTCGTCTACCCGCGGCTGAGCATCCTCGCCGAGCCCCCGGTCGCCGTCGTCGACAAGGTCGTCGCGCGGCGGAAGACCGGCGAGCTGGCGAAGGCCTACCTCGAGTTCCTGTACACGCCGGAGGGTCAGGCGCTGGCCGCGAAGCACTTCTACCGGGCGCACGACCCCGCGGCGGCCGCGTCGTTTCCGAAACTGGAGCTGCTCACGATCGATCGCGATTTCGGGGGCTGGGCGAAGGCGCAGCAGACCCACTTCGCGAACGGGGGCACCTTCGATCAGGTTTTCCAGGCGGGACGCTGA
- the cysT gene encoding sulfate ABC transporter permease subunit CysT, with protein MARRRLPGFGLSMGFTLTYLCLVILIPLSMIVLKTFSMTWEQFVAIITSPRTLAAYRLSFGAALAAALVNLVFGVLLAWVLERYTFPLKRLVDGIVDLPFALPTAVAGIALAAVYAKDGWIGRWLVPFGIEVAYTPLGVVAALVFVGLPFVVRTVQPVLRDLDPAIEEAAASLGAGRAVTFVRVVLPALMPAALTGFVIAFARGLGEYGSVIFIAGNMPMKSEITPLLIMIQLEQYDYAGAAAIAFVFLLASFSLLLAANRLTLRQEKLEG; from the coding sequence ATGGCGAGGCGGCGGCTTCCCGGGTTCGGGCTGTCGATGGGGTTCACGCTGACCTACCTGTGTCTGGTGATCCTGATCCCGCTGTCGATGATCGTGCTGAAGACGTTCTCGATGACCTGGGAACAGTTCGTCGCCATCATCACCTCCCCCCGGACGCTCGCCGCCTACCGCCTCAGCTTCGGGGCCGCGCTCGCCGCGGCCCTCGTCAACCTCGTCTTCGGGGTCCTGCTCGCCTGGGTCCTCGAGCGCTACACCTTCCCGCTGAAGCGCCTCGTGGACGGGATCGTCGACCTGCCCTTCGCGCTGCCGACGGCCGTCGCGGGGATCGCGCTCGCCGCGGTGTACGCGAAGGACGGCTGGATCGGCCGCTGGCTCGTGCCGTTCGGGATCGAGGTCGCCTACACCCCGCTCGGCGTCGTCGCCGCCCTCGTGTTCGTGGGACTCCCCTTCGTCGTCCGCACCGTGCAGCCGGTGCTGCGGGATCTGGACCCGGCGATCGAGGAGGCGGCGGCGAGCCTGGGGGCCGGTCGCGCGGTGACCTTCGTGCGCGTGGTGCTGCCGGCTCTGATGCCCGCGGCGCTGACGGGATTCGTGATCGCCTTCGCGCGCGGCCTCGGCGAATACGGCTCGGTGATCTTCATCGCCGGAAACATGCCGATGAAGTCCGAGATCACGCCGCTTCTGATCATGATCCAGCTCGAGCAATACGATTACGCGGGGGCGGCGGCGATCGCGTTCGTTTTCCTCCTCGCCTCCTTCTCGCTCCTGCTCGCGGCGAACCGCCTGACGCTGCGGCAGGAGAAGCTCGAAGGCTAG
- the cysW gene encoding sulfate ABC transporter permease subunit CysW, producing the protein MQESRLFRWALTAIAIAFLAAFLLVPLAAVFFNGLREGLRVYAAAVTEPDALAAIRLTLTVAAIAVPLNVLYGLAAAWAIAKFRFPGRNLLVTLIDLPFSVSPVISGMVFVLLFGAQGLFGSFLIDRGWKIVFALPGIVIATMFVTAPIVARELIPLMESQGSEEEYAALTLGASGWKTFVLVSLPKIRWGLMYGTILCTARAMGEFGAVSVVSGHIRGRTNTLPLHVEILYNEYQFTAAFAAASLLTLLALATLGVQSWLAWRGERRPRVK; encoded by the coding sequence ATGCAGGAATCGCGGCTGTTCCGCTGGGCGCTGACGGCGATCGCGATCGCCTTCCTCGCCGCGTTCCTGCTCGTGCCGCTCGCGGCGGTCTTCTTCAACGGCCTGCGGGAGGGGTTGCGGGTCTACGCCGCGGCGGTGACCGAGCCCGACGCCCTCGCCGCCATCCGGCTCACGCTCACCGTCGCGGCGATCGCCGTCCCGCTCAACGTGCTCTACGGTCTCGCCGCCGCCTGGGCGATCGCCAAGTTCCGATTCCCCGGACGGAATCTCCTGGTGACGCTCATCGACCTGCCCTTCAGCGTGTCGCCCGTCATCTCCGGCATGGTCTTCGTCCTGCTCTTCGGCGCCCAGGGGCTGTTCGGATCGTTCCTCATCGACCGCGGCTGGAAGATCGTCTTCGCCCTCCCGGGGATCGTGATCGCCACGATGTTCGTCACCGCGCCGATCGTCGCGCGGGAGCTGATTCCGCTCATGGAGTCGCAGGGGAGCGAGGAGGAGTACGCCGCGCTCACCCTGGGGGCGAGCGGCTGGAAGACGTTCGTCCTCGTCAGCCTCCCGAAGATCCGCTGGGGGCTGATGTACGGGACGATCCTGTGCACCGCACGGGCCATGGGGGAGTTCGGCGCGGTGTCGGTCGTGTCGGGCCACATCCGCGGCCGGACGAACACCCTTCCCCTCCACGTCGAGATCCTCTACAACGAATACCAGTTCACGGCGGCGTTCGCGGCCGCGTCGCTCCTGACGCTCCTGGCGCTGGCCACGCTCGGGGTCCAGTCCTGGCTCGCGTGGCGCGGCGAGCGGCGCCCGCGGGTGAAGTGA
- a CDS encoding ATP-binding protein: MRAPRLSLLLILLSTALLVLAIGAVSWSASRVLGRIAEEQALSSARVGAADAVNALQREQDTLATDAELLAERPTLRALAASRDRASLERVLDTFRRTSHLDLCAVIVDGAIVGAAGGAVPDELLALAHRRVRVSLTLDDAKRSARITSFAEVSGHPGAAVLVSDTITPTNDASVRLWSRDAIERQGFGPRSPLREAALQAGESTSRKLREERALVAVVPVRSAGAIVGIAEAEVPLDRAIAERKRWVRDVRRIALGVLALTVAGSFLLGRYLAGPIEEMTKAAQRIGLGDLETPVPSVAGGELGSLARALDEMRLRLLEQSRQLGRRRAESDAVLSGIVDGVFAVDGERRIRLLNPRAAKLLGITPDEALGRFCGDVLRPMGPDGVRPCEEHCPILEARAGGRARAVEYLEPREGTKLTIVVTSAPPVEGSQIQLVREEMEVETTRRLRDTVVANISHEFRTPLAAQLASIELLRDRIGDLPLDEARKLVLSMERGALRLTRLIDNLLESVRLDSGERGIRKAEVDLDAVVEEAVESMRPLLDQRRQQVLVELPHPLPTVVGDAPRLVQVVVNLLANANKFALEGTTIRIGGAVEPSGVTLWVEDEGPGLPEGDDDTVFERFVRRAGEEPEQSGMGLGLWIARSIVERHGGRIYAATVERGAKMCIVLPT, from the coding sequence TTGCGCGCACCGCGATTGAGTCTCCTGCTGATCCTCCTGAGCACCGCGCTCCTGGTGCTCGCGATCGGCGCGGTGTCGTGGTCGGCGTCGCGCGTCCTCGGGAGGATCGCGGAGGAGCAGGCGCTCTCCTCGGCCCGCGTCGGCGCCGCGGACGCCGTGAACGCCCTCCAACGCGAGCAGGACACCCTGGCGACCGACGCCGAGCTCCTCGCGGAGCGCCCGACGCTGAGGGCCCTGGCGGCGAGCCGCGACCGCGCCTCGCTCGAGCGCGTCCTCGACACCTTCCGGCGGACCTCGCACCTCGACCTGTGCGCCGTGATCGTGGACGGCGCGATCGTCGGGGCGGCCGGCGGGGCGGTCCCCGACGAGCTCCTGGCGCTCGCCCACCGCCGCGTCCGCGTCTCCCTGACGCTCGACGACGCGAAGCGATCCGCCCGGATCACCTCGTTCGCCGAGGTCTCCGGCCATCCGGGGGCGGCGGTCCTCGTCTCGGACACGATCACCCCGACGAACGACGCCTCCGTCCGGCTCTGGAGCCGCGATGCGATCGAGCGCCAGGGGTTCGGCCCCCGCTCCCCCCTCCGCGAGGCCGCGCTGCAGGCCGGCGAATCGACCAGCCGCAAGCTCCGCGAGGAGCGCGCGCTGGTCGCCGTCGTTCCCGTCCGCAGCGCCGGCGCGATCGTGGGCATCGCGGAGGCGGAGGTCCCCCTCGATCGCGCGATCGCCGAGCGCAAGCGCTGGGTCCGCGACGTGCGCCGCATCGCGCTCGGGGTTCTCGCGCTCACCGTCGCCGGGAGTTTCCTTCTGGGCCGCTACCTCGCCGGTCCGATCGAGGAGATGACGAAAGCCGCGCAGCGCATCGGCCTGGGCGACCTCGAGACCCCGGTTCCGTCCGTGGCCGGCGGCGAGCTGGGCTCGCTCGCGCGCGCCCTGGACGAGATGCGCCTGCGCCTGCTGGAGCAGAGCCGCCAGCTCGGCCGGCGTCGCGCGGAGAGCGACGCGGTCCTCTCGGGAATCGTCGACGGCGTCTTCGCGGTGGACGGCGAGCGTCGCATCCGCCTGCTGAACCCGCGCGCCGCGAAGCTCCTGGGGATCACGCCGGACGAGGCGCTCGGCCGATTCTGCGGCGACGTGCTCCGGCCGATGGGCCCCGACGGCGTCCGGCCCTGCGAGGAGCATTGCCCGATCCTGGAGGCGCGCGCCGGAGGGCGCGCCCGCGCGGTCGAGTACCTCGAGCCCCGCGAGGGGACCAAGCTCACGATCGTGGTGACGAGCGCCCCGCCGGTGGAAGGGAGCCAGATCCAGCTGGTCCGCGAGGAGATGGAGGTCGAGACGACACGGCGCCTGCGCGACACGGTGGTCGCGAACATCTCGCACGAGTTCCGGACCCCGCTCGCGGCCCAGCTCGCGTCGATCGAGTTGCTGCGCGACCGGATCGGCGACCTCCCGCTCGACGAGGCGCGCAAGCTCGTGCTCTCGATGGAGCGCGGCGCGCTGCGCCTCACGCGCCTCATCGACAACCTGCTCGAGAGCGTGCGCCTGGACTCCGGGGAGCGCGGGATCCGGAAGGCCGAGGTCGACCTGGACGCCGTCGTCGAGGAGGCGGTCGAGTCGATGCGCCCGCTGCTCGACCAGCGCCGCCAACAGGTGCTCGTCGAGCTCCCCCATCCCCTCCCCACGGTCGTCGGGGACGCCCCGCGCCTCGTCCAGGTCGTCGTGAACCTGCTCGCCAACGCGAACAAGTTCGCCCTGGAGGGAACGACGATCCGGATCGGGGGCGCCGTCGAGCCCTCCGGCGTCACCCTCTGGGTGGAGGACGAGGGGCCGGGCCTTCCCGAGGGGGACGACGACACCGTCTTCGAGCGATTCGTCCGCCGCGCCGGCGAGGAGCCGGAGCAGAGCGGGATGGGCCTCGGCCTCTGGATCGCGCGCTCGATCGTCGAGCGGCACGGGGGGCGGATCTACGCCGCGACGGTGGAACGCGGCGCGAAGATGTGTATCGTCCTGCCGACATGA
- a CDS encoding response regulator transcription factor, whose translation MKILVADDDLDLAELVAYALRGAGYSVVTAHDGKAAIDTFRNESPDLVVLDVNMPHFSGFEVLEKLRETTSVPVMMLTVRSSEEDQVRGLDLGADDYLTKPFSPRTLLARVRALLRRGGAERPGNLEAGDLVLDLSTHEVRVAGAEAVRLTSLESRLLQLLLASSDKPLHADALSRQIWGARGVGDKQLLKQLVHRLRRKIEKDAADPRRLVTVPGVGYQLKST comes from the coding sequence ATGAAGATCCTCGTCGCCGACGACGACCTCGACCTCGCCGAGCTCGTGGCCTACGCCCTGCGGGGAGCGGGGTACTCCGTGGTCACCGCTCACGACGGCAAAGCCGCGATCGACACCTTCCGCAACGAGAGCCCCGACCTCGTCGTCCTCGACGTGAACATGCCGCACTTCTCCGGCTTCGAGGTTCTCGAGAAGCTGCGCGAGACGACGTCGGTCCCCGTGATGATGCTCACCGTCCGCTCGAGCGAGGAGGACCAGGTCCGCGGCCTCGATCTCGGCGCCGACGACTACCTCACGAAGCCGTTCAGCCCCAGGACGCTGCTGGCCCGTGTGCGCGCGTTGTTGAGGCGGGGCGGCGCCGAGCGGCCGGGGAACCTCGAGGCTGGGGATCTCGTGCTCGACTTGTCCACGCACGAGGTGCGGGTGGCGGGGGCCGAGGCCGTGAGACTGACCTCCCTCGAGTCGCGCCTGCTGCAGCTGCTGCTCGCCAGCTCCGACAAGCCGTTGCACGCCGACGCGCTCAGCCGCCAGATCTGGGGGGCGCGCGGGGTCGGCGACAAGCAGCTGCTCAAGCAGCTCGTCCATCGCCTGCGGAGGAAGATCGAGAAGGACGCCGCGGATCCCCGGCGGCTCGTGACGGTGCCGGGGGTGGGGTATCAGCTGAAATCGACCTGA
- a CDS encoding BrnT family toxin yields the protein MVFRLRGLTCRPRTSARGHGAQGNWANPHSACDLRAPRDRTRILLVCAGVRFEWDGRKAMRNAVRHGVTFEEALTVFLDPLAGTVGDPDHSEGEIRYLTVGFAATGRLLVVCHTLRHDTERIISARLATRHERRRYEEQGCVSGR from the coding sequence GTGGTTTTCCGACTTCGGGGCCTAACGTGCCGCCCCCGAACGTCCGCCCGCGGACACGGTGCTCAAGGGAACTGGGCCAATCCGCACTCGGCGTGCGACTTGCGCGCTCCGCGAGATCGGACACGGATCTTGCTCGTCTGCGCGGGCGTGCGATTCGAATGGGACGGAAGGAAGGCCATGCGGAACGCCGTGAGGCACGGGGTGACGTTCGAGGAGGCGCTCACCGTCTTCCTCGATCCGCTGGCTGGGACCGTCGGGGATCCCGACCACTCGGAAGGGGAAATCCGCTATCTGACGGTCGGCTTCGCGGCGACGGGCCGACTCCTCGTGGTGTGCCATACTCTCCGGCATGACACGGAGAGGATCATCAGTGCCCGCCTCGCCACGCGCCACGAGAGGAGGCGGTATGAAGAGCAAGGCTGCGTCTCTGGAAGATGA
- a CDS encoding CPBP family intramembrane glutamic endopeptidase — translation MNDASVEAVGAETLRLTIYFAALLVVGWWIRRRDMTGAGLGPAAGLWSIALATSLSSYLLQFAAFALLPPLGAAAVTHVLLKLSSLALFVIAARSGGAEAIERWFGLGRIPHLPWLVAGPWCALIAVSAWQGNLITLAIDPFRAMGLTLAAGLPFEGVVWGGLAALAVVAEEALFRGALFELLPPSWSGWRVVAVSSAAFGLIHGPTGAALVAFAFGLLLGALRLRTKTLWPCVVLHLVWNVWSSRSWWFSDFGA, via the coding sequence GTGAATGACGCGTCGGTCGAGGCGGTTGGCGCAGAAACGCTCCGACTCACGATCTACTTCGCCGCGCTCCTCGTCGTTGGCTGGTGGATCCGGCGACGCGACATGACGGGCGCGGGGCTCGGGCCGGCGGCCGGCCTCTGGTCGATAGCGCTGGCCACGAGCCTGTCGTCCTATCTCCTTCAGTTTGCCGCGTTCGCGTTGCTTCCTCCGCTAGGGGCGGCGGCGGTCACCCACGTTCTCCTCAAGCTCTCCTCGCTCGCGTTGTTCGTGATCGCCGCCCGCTCCGGCGGCGCGGAGGCGATCGAGCGCTGGTTCGGGCTCGGGAGGATCCCGCACCTGCCGTGGCTCGTCGCGGGCCCGTGGTGCGCGCTTATCGCCGTGTCTGCATGGCAGGGCAATCTCATTACCTTGGCGATCGACCCCTTCAGGGCGATGGGATTGACACTCGCCGCTGGGCTGCCCTTCGAAGGGGTGGTGTGGGGCGGGCTCGCGGCGCTGGCGGTTGTCGCGGAGGAAGCGTTGTTCCGCGGCGCGCTCTTCGAGCTTCTGCCGCCCTCGTGGAGCGGCTGGCGCGTCGTAGCCGTTTCGAGTGCGGCGTTCGGCCTCATCCACGGGCCAACCGGTGCGGCGCTCGTCGCGTTTGCGTTCGGCCTGCTTCTCGGCGCCCTTCGGCTGCGAACGAAGACACTCTGGCCCTGTGTCGTGCTGCATCTGGTTTGGAACGTCTGGTCTTCTCGATCCTGGTGGTTTTCCGACTTCGGGGCCTAA
- a CDS encoding creatininase family protein produces the protein MVPVGTVEAHGALPLGTDTLIPENLAEILAPKFDALIAPSIPYGVTNSLLPYPGSTTVSSATFRAYLLEACAGLVDAGFRRVVILNGHGGQSSEVADVVARLWNEKKAFAAAIEWWGMAADASKAVYGERTSGHAGVEESAMVIAIDPTLVDAKALVKARRVPRRFGVRTRPFPATIILDKPEQNGDGAPDPDPKKARKFEGAVVKEIEVALNEVFEGWGELGR, from the coding sequence ATGGTCCCGGTGGGGACGGTGGAGGCGCATGGAGCGCTCCCCCTGGGGACGGACACGCTGATCCCGGAGAACCTGGCGGAGATCCTCGCTCCGAAGTTTGACGCGTTGATCGCGCCGTCGATCCCCTACGGCGTGACCAACTCGCTGCTTCCGTACCCCGGCTCGACGACGGTTTCATCGGCGACCTTCCGCGCGTACCTGCTCGAGGCGTGCGCGGGGCTCGTGGACGCCGGATTCCGGCGCGTGGTGATCCTCAACGGCCACGGCGGCCAGTCGAGCGAGGTCGCCGACGTCGTCGCGCGCCTGTGGAACGAGAAGAAGGCGTTCGCCGCCGCCATCGAGTGGTGGGGGATGGCCGCCGACGCCTCGAAGGCGGTCTACGGCGAGCGGACGTCCGGGCACGCGGGGGTCGAGGAGAGCGCGATGGTGATCGCGATCGATCCGACGCTCGTGGATGCGAAGGCGCTGGTGAAGGCGCGACGCGTGCCGCGGCGCTTCGGCGTGCGCACGCGCCCCTTCCCCGCGACGATCATCCTCGACAAGCCGGAGCAGAACGGGGACGGGGCGCCGGATCCCGATCCGAAGAAGGCGAGGAAGTTCGAGGGGGCGGTCGTGAAGGAGATCGAGGTCGCCTTGAACGAGGTCTTCGAGGGGTGGGGGGAATTGGGGAGGTGA
- the lnt gene encoding apolipoprotein N-acyltransferase yields the protein MTLPRFGSHPWKLPAVSGVALAVSYFSYSLPILNFVALVPLLAWIDANLEGDWKRWRRGGAVFGLTVNVLILHWMVSMLWISSFGLGAWFGLAAIFGTATTCVVMALAWARRATGWSFALLLPAFWLPVEWVQAQGDLRMTAQQLGHTLAGAPFLVQFVDLTGPYGAGLFVLVTNALIYEAWRTRRRGAWLVLAAMWIAVLGYDAWAWNRTFGSGETLRVAFVQPNIPLATKMDSGTDEAQGRILDRLTRRAGTSVPDLIVWPETARPLAVYHDPTRPQTYAMPEVQRLAREFGATILVGVEYVRFETERDYKVWNAVMVVHPDGTLDPAWTAKVYLVPFVEGVPFRPILGPILEGKKGALRWIAGGFTPGPRGVVLPAAGTKIGATVCFEELYFDLNRELRNAGARLQVIATNHAWFRRTLFQRYAANTVRMRAIENRSSFVRAANTGISGFVDPHGRFLEETPLFEEDLRVLDLPLAGDPTVYDRIGDVVAYLSIALGAVVVVVARRRTRREPPPPESPVVDPVPGEGPETDGPGDGPGGDGGGAWSAPPGDGHADPGEPGGDPRSEV from the coding sequence ATGACGCTCCCGCGCTTCGGCTCCCACCCGTGGAAACTCCCGGCGGTCTCGGGCGTCGCGCTCGCGGTCTCCTATTTCTCCTATTCCCTCCCGATCCTGAACTTCGTCGCCCTCGTGCCCCTGCTCGCCTGGATCGACGCGAACCTCGAGGGCGACTGGAAGCGCTGGCGCCGGGGGGGAGCGGTCTTCGGGCTGACCGTCAACGTGCTCATCCTTCACTGGATGGTCTCGATGCTCTGGATCTCGTCGTTCGGCCTCGGCGCCTGGTTCGGCCTGGCGGCGATCTTCGGCACCGCGACGACCTGCGTCGTCATGGCGCTGGCCTGGGCGCGCCGCGCGACGGGGTGGAGCTTCGCGTTGCTCCTCCCCGCCTTCTGGCTCCCCGTCGAGTGGGTCCAGGCGCAGGGCGACCTCCGGATGACCGCGCAACAGCTCGGCCACACCCTCGCGGGAGCGCCGTTCCTCGTGCAGTTCGTCGACCTCACCGGGCCCTACGGCGCGGGGCTGTTCGTCCTGGTCACCAACGCGCTGATCTACGAAGCGTGGCGCACGCGGCGGCGCGGGGCGTGGCTCGTCCTCGCCGCGATGTGGATCGCGGTTCTCGGCTACGACGCGTGGGCGTGGAACCGCACCTTCGGCTCGGGGGAAACGCTGCGCGTCGCGTTCGTACAACCGAACATCCCGCTCGCCACGAAGATGGACTCCGGAACGGACGAGGCGCAGGGGCGGATCCTCGACCGGCTGACGCGCAGGGCGGGTACGTCGGTTCCCGACCTGATCGTCTGGCCCGAGACGGCGCGCCCGCTCGCCGTCTACCACGACCCGACGCGCCCGCAGACGTACGCGATGCCCGAGGTGCAGCGGCTCGCGCGGGAGTTCGGCGCGACGATCCTCGTCGGCGTCGAATACGTCCGCTTCGAGACCGAGCGCGACTACAAGGTCTGGAACGCCGTCATGGTGGTGCACCCCGACGGCACGCTCGACCCGGCATGGACCGCGAAGGTCTATCTCGTGCCGTTCGTGGAGGGGGTCCCGTTCCGCCCGATCCTCGGCCCCATCCTCGAAGGGAAGAAGGGGGCGTTGCGCTGGATCGCCGGCGGATTCACGCCGGGTCCGCGCGGGGTCGTCCTCCCCGCCGCCGGAACGAAGATCGGCGCGACCGTCTGCTTCGAGGAGTTGTATTTCGACCTCAACCGCGAGCTGCGCAACGCCGGCGCACGCCTCCAGGTGATCGCGACCAACCATGCGTGGTTCCGCCGCACGTTGTTCCAGCGTTACGCGGCGAACACGGTCCGGATGCGCGCGATCGAGAACCGCTCGTCGTTCGTCCGCGCGGCGAACACGGGGATCTCGGGGTTCGTGGATCCGCACGGGCGGTTCCTCGAGGAGACCCCGCTGTTCGAGGAGGACCTGCGCGTCCTCGACCTGCCGCTGGCCGGAGACCCGACCGTCTACGACCGGATCGGCGACGTCGTCGCGTACCTTTCGATCGCGCTCGGCGCGGTCGTCGTCGTCGTCGCCCGAAGGAGGACCCGCCGTGAGCCGCCACCACCTGAATCACCTGTCGTGGATCCAGTTCCGGGAGAGGGTCCCGAAACAGACGGACCTGGTGATGGTCCCGGTGGGGACGGTGGAGGCGCATGGAGCGCTCCCCCTGGGGACGGACACGCTGATCCCGGAGAACCTGGCGGAGATCCTCGCTCCGAAGTTTGA
- a CDS encoding beta-ketoacyl-[acyl-carrier-protein] synthase family protein, whose amino-acid sequence MNERVVLTGIGIVSPIGIGRRAFWEGALAGRSGVIRPGHPWLEETDIATKIAAPVRGFDPATLGLPRRQAALLDRVSWFAMAAALEAVEDAGLGLDGGDRPRLREVDPSRACVVLSSGIGGLTTLENSHATWRRTRTRVGARRLGLPMVIPNAPAAEVAIRLGARGECKSIATACAAGTMAAGDAWRLLRDGEADVAFAGGAEALVDDEDAFAMLGFDRLRAMSTRNDEPGRASRPFDRERDGFVLGEGAAVLVLEREAHARARGARPYASIVGYAANCDAVSMVQLDETGATIADLARRALRSADRAVDEVEHVSAHGTSTIPNDRTEARALRRLFGERTDRVPVTALKSMTGHAIAASGAMEIAALALALREGRVAPTINYENPDPDCPVDVVAGGPRELRPRLALKMSYGFGGHNACLVVEPV is encoded by the coding sequence TTGAACGAGCGCGTCGTCCTCACCGGAATCGGCATCGTCAGCCCGATCGGCATCGGCCGCCGCGCCTTCTGGGAGGGCGCGCTCGCCGGGCGATCGGGGGTGATCCGACCCGGCCACCCCTGGCTCGAGGAGACCGACATCGCGACGAAGATCGCGGCGCCGGTGCGCGGATTCGATCCGGCGACCCTCGGCCTGCCTCGCCGACAGGCGGCCCTGCTCGATCGCGTCAGCTGGTTCGCGATGGCCGCCGCGCTCGAGGCCGTCGAGGACGCCGGGCTCGGACTCGACGGAGGGGACCGGCCGAGGCTTCGTGAAGTCGATCCCTCGCGGGCGTGCGTCGTCCTCAGCTCCGGGATCGGCGGGCTGACGACCCTCGAGAACAGCCACGCGACCTGGCGCCGGACCCGCACCCGCGTCGGCGCGCGTCGCCTGGGCCTCCCGATGGTGATCCCCAACGCCCCCGCCGCCGAGGTGGCGATCCGGCTCGGGGCCCGCGGGGAGTGCAAGTCGATCGCGACCGCCTGCGCCGCGGGCACGATGGCCGCCGGCGACGCCTGGAGATTGCTGCGCGACGGCGAGGCCGACGTCGCCTTCGCGGGCGGTGCGGAAGCGCTCGTCGACGACGAGGACGCCTTCGCGATGCTCGGGTTCGACCGGCTGCGCGCGATGTCCACCCGCAACGACGAGCCGGGGCGGGCGAGCCGTCCCTTCGACCGGGAACGCGACGGGTTCGTGCTCGGCGAGGGGGCGGCGGTGCTGGTCCTCGAGCGCGAGGCCCACGCCCGCGCCCGCGGCGCGCGCCCGTACGCGTCGATCGTCGGGTACGCCGCGAACTGCGACGCCGTCTCGATGGTCCAGCTCGACGAGACCGGCGCGACGATCGCGGACCTCGCGCGCCGCGCCCTGCGCTCGGCGGATCGTGCGGTCGACGAAGTCGAACACGTCAGCGCGCACGGCACCTCGACGATCCCCAACGACCGGACCGAGGCGCGGGCGCTCCGGCGCCTGTTCGGGGAGCGCACCGACCGCGTGCCGGTCACGGCGTTGAAGTCGATGACGGGGCACGCCATCGCCGCCTCGGGGGCGATGGAGATCGCGGCGCTCGCCCTGGCGCTTCGCGAGGGGCGCGTCGCGCCGACGATCAACTACGAGAACCCCGATCCCGACTGCCCGGTGGACGTGGTGGCCGGCGGGCCGCGCGAGCTGCGGCCGCGCCTCGCCCTCAAGATGTCGTACGGCTTCGGCGGGCACAACGCCTGCCTCGTCGTCGAGCCCGTCTGA